The sequence ATGGCCAAGGCCGTCGACCGCGGCATGACCATCGGCGGCATCCGCGTCCTTGCCAAGTCCGGCGGCAAGTCCGGCGACTGGACCGCGGCGAGCGAAACGAACCCCGCCTGACACAAGGCCAACTGACATGAGGCACTGCTGACATGGCGCTGATCTCGGTCGACGAAGCCCTGTCGCGACTTCTCGGCGACGTCGAGCCGCTCGGCTCCGAGACCGTGCCGCTCGCACTGGCCAATGGCCGCGTGCTGGCTGCCGACCTTGCCGCGACCCGCACCCAGCCGCCCTTCGCCGCCTCCGCCATGGACGGCTATGCCGTGCGCGCGGCCGATATCGCCACCGTTCCGGCCGTGCTCAAGCTGATCGGCGAAGCCCCCGCGGGCCGCGCCTTCTCCGGCACCATCGGAGCGGGCGAGACCGTGCGCATCTTCACCGGCGCACCGCTTCCCGAAGGCAGCGACACGATCCTGATCCAGGAAAACGCCGAGCGCGACGGCGAGCGCGTCACCGCGCTGGAAAGCGCACCGCTCGGCCGTTTCGTGCGCCCCGCCGGGCTTGATTTCAAGGTTGGCGAAACGCTGCTGAGCGCCGGTACGCGGCTCGACTATCGCCGCCTTGCGCTGGCGGCCGCCATGAACCATCCCGTGCTTGAGCTGCGCCGCCGACCGAAGGTGGCGATCCTGGCGACGGGCGACGAACTGGTCGAACCGGGGGAGCAGCCGGGGCCCGACCAGATCATCGCCTCCAACCATGCGGGCATTGCCGCCCTGGTCGAGGATTGCGGCGGCGAGCCGCTGCAGCTCGGCATCGCCTCCGACCGGCGCGAGCATATCGCGGAGAAGATCGCCGAGGCGCGAGCCGTCGGAGCCGACATCCTCGTCACGCTTGGCGGGGCCTCCGTCGGCGACCACGATCTGGTGCAGGAAGTGCTTGCCGCCTCAGGCATGGAACTCGGCTTCTGGCGCATCGCCATGCGGCCGGGCAAGCCGCTGATGGCCGGCCGCATCGAGGGCATGCGCGTGCTCGGCCTGCCGGGCAATCCGGTCTCAAGCCTCGTCTGCGGCGTTCTCTTCCTGCGTCCGCTGATCGACGCCCTGCTCGGCCGCCCGCCGCGCCGGCGCGATGCCGAACTGCTGCCGCTGACCGCCGATATCGGCGGCAATGACCAGCGCGAGGACTATCTGCGGGCGCGCATCCTGCGCCAGGACGACGGCACGGAGCGTGTCGCCCCGTTCGAGCGGCAGGACTCCTCCATGCTGGCAACGCTCACCCGCGCCGATGCGCTGGTGGTGCGCCCGCCCCATGCGCCCCCCCTGCCCGCCGGCACGCCGGTGCCGGTCCTGCGCCTGCCGCAGGGCTGAGCCGACCCCGCGCCCTACCGCTTCCCGTTTCGTTCCCTATGGGCATTGTGGAACAAGGCAGGAACGGTTAGACTATGTTCATGATTTGTACATAGCCTGAGTCGCAGGCAGCGATCGGCAGCAGCCGGCCGATATCGGCCAGGCCTTGCGTGCCAGAGCGGGGGACCCAAGCGCATGTTGACGCGCAAGCAGCACGAATTGCTCCTGTTCATCCACGAACGGCTGAAGGAAACCGGTGTTCCTCCCTCGTTCGACGAGATGAAGGACGCGCTCGATCTGCGGTCCAAGTCCGGCATCCACCGGCTGATCACCGCGCTGGAAGAGCGCGGGTTCATTCGCCGCCTGCCGAACCGCGCCCGGGCGCTGGAGATCGTCAAGCTGCCGGAATCGGTTGCGCTCGGCCTTGCCTCGCAGCGCGGCCAGGGCTTCTCGCCCTCCGTCATCGAAGGATCTCTCGGCAAGACGCCGCCGGTGGAAACAGCCCCAGCCCCACCGCCCGCGGCCAATGACAGCGTCGAGATCCCGGTCATGGGCCGCATTGCCGCCGGCGTACCGATCGAGGCGATCCAGTCCCACAGCCACACCATCGCCATGCCGGCCGACCTGCTCGGCAACGGCGAGCACTACGCGCTGGAAGTGCGCGGCGATTCCATGATCGAGGCCGGCATTCTCGACGGCGACACCGTGGTGATCCGCCGTTCCGACAGCGCCGACAGCGGCGACATCGTCGTCGCCCTGATCGACGACGAGGAAGCGACGTTGAAGCGCCTGCGCAAGAAGGGCGCGTCCGTTGCGCTGGAGGCCGCAAACCCGGCCTACGAAACCCGCATCTTCGGTCCGGGACGCGTGCGCATCCAGGGCAAGCTCGTCTCGCTGTTCCGTCGCTATTGAGGCCGCGCGCCGGACGGGGCTCCTGGCAGGCGGGTCATTTCGGCGTCCAGGGTCGGCGACGCCCGTAGCTGGGGACCACGGCAACAGCGAGAGCATCGCCTGTGCCTGATGGCGACTGCCAAGCCGATGACGCTTGCGCGAGCGCTGATCGAGATGCGGCCGAGGCGGCCGGCGCACTGAAATAGAGCGCAACGGCGCCGTCGCGGGCAAGCCGCGCCCCGTCGAACACCTGCCTTGCCCGGCAATCGGGCGGGGCAATCAGCGCCGAGACGATGATGTCGGCCTTGCGGCAATCCTCTTCGAAGGCGGCGCTGTCGCGCACCAGCGAGACCAGCAGCGCAGGCGGGCCTTGCCCCGCTGCAAAGGGCCCCGGCCCCGGTCCTGCCACCGGTCCCGGCGGTGCATTTGCGGAGGCACCGTGCCGGGCACCCGCCCCCGGCGGACCATGCGCGCGCACTAGACAGGCCAGCTTGTCGCAGCGAAGGTCGCCGGCCGCGATCCGCCGGTTCCCGTGGTGCTGCACACTGATGCCTTCCGCCCGCAACCAGACCTCCGGCAGGAACCCGCTCGGGCGCGATGAAACGCGCAAGGCCCCGGCCGCATCGCGCACGGCAATGGTCGTGCCGGTGGCCGAGATCAGCATGTCCGGCTGCCGATGCAGGGCATAAAGCAGGACGGAGGCGGCAAGCGGCAGCAGGGCGACTGGGCGATATCCCCGCGGCGCAAGGCAGGCGACAAGCCCTGCCGCCACCACCAGTAGCGTGCCGCCAAGCGAGGGCGCGCCGATCACCCCGTCCTCCGGCGTCAGGTTGCTGACCCAGGTCGCCATCGCCACCACGAGATCGATGCCAGCGCCCATCGCCGCGAGCGGCAAGGCCTCCAGCCCGAAGGGCAGCAGGGCCAGCGCCAGCACCGCGAACGGCATGACCACGAGTGTCACCACCGGCATTGCCAGCAGGTTGCCGAGCGTACCGAGCGGCGAGATTCGGTGGAAGTGATAGGCGCCGATGGCCCCCGTCGCCAGGCCCGCGATCAGCGAGGTCAGGAGAAGCCCCCAGAACCAGCCCGCAGCGCCCGATGTCGCGGCCTGCAGCAGCCCCCCACGACCCGGCGGCGCCATCGGCCCCTGGCGCTCGCGCGCGGCGCGCCGCCGGGTTATTTCCTCATAGGCGGCGATCAGGGCGATCACGGCGGCGAAGGACATCTGGAAACCGGGATCGAGCAACGCCTCCGGCAGCATCGCAAGGATCAGCAGGACGGCAATCGCGACATTGCGCAGCGTCAGGGCCCGCCGCGAGAAGATGCGCCCCGAAAACACCAGAACGATCATCAGGAAGGCGCGCTGCGTTGCGATGGAGGCACCGGAAATGCCGAGATAGAAGACGGCGGCCGACATCGCCGCAACGGCGGCCCAGGCATCGATCCGCCGCTCATGCACCAGATGCGGGAACAGCGCCAGAAGCGCCCGCACGACGAAGAACACCGAGCCGGCGAACAGCGCCATATGCAGGCCGGAAATCGCCAGGATATGCGCAAGGCCGGCGGTCCTCAGCGCCTCCGTCACCTGCTCTGGGATCAGAGAGCGGTCGCCGGTGATCAGCGCAATGGCAAGCGCGGCGGCCGTCGTCTCGCCGAGCGCGGCGATGATCCGCGCGGCAATCGCCTGACGCAGACTGGCGATCCCGGCTTTCAGCCGTAGCGACAGCGGTGCGGGACCGAGATCAATGCGGCTCGGCGCGCCGAAGGCAAAACCGGTGGCGCCGATGCCGTCGAAGAAGGCACGAAAGGCGAAGTCGTAGCCGCGGGGCATCACGGCAGCCGACGGCGGCATCAGCCTCGCGCGCAGCCGTACAGCCTCGCCGACAGAGATCCTCTCGCCTTCGGGGTCGCCGCGCAGCGACACGCGGACCCGATAAGGCATTGCTGACGCTGGCAGCCGCTCTATCCCCGCAACGCGCAGCAGCAACCGCGTGCCGCGGTCGGTGCGCTCGACCTCCTCCGCAAAGCCGGTCAGTGTCACGCTCCGCGCCCGATCGATCACCGGGGCGGCAACAAGTGCGGTGCGCAATGCCCCGGCGAAAAGTCCCGACAGCACCAGCGCCAGAGCCAGTAACACAAGGCCCCGCACGCCGCGGCGCGCCGCGAAAAACCAGCCGGCCCAGGCAAGAATGGCGGCAAGCGCCAGAACGGGGACCAACGGCTCGGACGGCAGGCGGAAATAGACAGCGATGCCGAAGGTGAAGGCGAGCGCGGCGAAGGCGAGCCCGCGCCCCTGCGCAAGGCTTTCGGCACAGGCAGCTGCGAACCTTGTCCCCGCCCCTTGCGTTTCGTGCCATCCTGCGCGGGCTCGCCGACGACGGGCAAGCAGATCGGCAAGCAGCAAGGGGGCGAGCGCAAGCCAGCGGCGTTCCCCACTGCCGCTGCCCGTTCGTCCCGGCGCCGCTGCCGGCACCGCCCTTGGCGCCGCATCCGGCAGCGCTCGCCTGTCGTCGTCGTCCTCGCCCGCCCGGGACACCTGGCCGCCCCTTCCCCTCGCCGGCGCGCGCGTGCCCCTCGCTCGGGCATTGGTGGCGCGGCGCCGCTGTGTTACACGGTCGCCGACCGTGCCAGGACCGAAGCGTTGCATTGCAACCCGGGTTCGCGCAAGACGCGAAACGGCACCGGATATTCCCGAAGGCACGCCGGACGCTCTGCGCCGGTGCCGCCACCGATCACGAGGCCTTTTGAATGAGCTCTCCCGTCGTCACGCGCTTTGCGCCCTCCCCGACCGGCTACCTGCATATCGGCGGCGCCCGCACGGCGCTGTTCAACTGGCTTTATGCCCGGCGTTTCGGCGGCAAGATGCTGCTGCGGATCGAGGACACCGACCGCGAGCGCAGCACCGATGCGGCCATCTCCGCGATCCTCGACGGCCTGACCTGGCTCGGTCTCGACTGGGAGGGCGAGGCGATCTCGCAGTTCGCCCGCGCCGCGCGCCACCGCGAGGTGGCCGAGAGCCTGATCGAGAAGGGCATGGCCTATCGCTGCTATGCGACGCCGGAAGAGCTGACGGCGATGCGCGAGGAGCAGCGCGCCAACGGCCTGCCGCCGCGCTATGACGGGCGCTGGCGCGACCGCGATCCGTCCGAGGCCCCGGCCGGCGTCAAGCCGGCGATCCGCCTCAAGGCGCCAGTCGACGGCGAGACGGTGATCGAGGACAAGGTGCAGGGCCGCGTCGTCTTCCCGAACAAGGATCTGGACGATCTGGTCCTGCTGCGCTCCGACGGCACGCCGACCTACATGCTGGCCGTCGTCGTCGACGACCACGACATGGGCGTCACCCACATCGTGCGCGGCGACGATCACCTGACCAATGCCGCCCGCCAGACGCTGATCTATCAGGCGCTCGGCTGGGACGTGCCGGTGATGGCCCATATCCCGCTGATCCACGGTCCGGACGGCGCCAAGCTGTCGAAGCGCCATGGCGCGCTCGGCGTCGAGGCCTACCGGGCCATGGGCTATCTGCCCGCCGCCATGCGCAACTATCTGGCGCGCCTCGGCTGGAGCCATGGCGACGACGAGATCTTCTCGACGCAGGAGATGACCGGCTGGTTCGATCTCGACGCCATCGGCAAGTCGCCCTCGCGCTTCGACTTCAAGAAGCTGGAGAACCTCAACGGCCACTACATGCGTGCAGCCGGCACGGACGAGTTGCTGGCCGACTTCACCAGCTTCCTGCCCCATGCGGAGAACGCCGAAGGCCTGCGCGACTGGCTGCAGGACCCGGCGCATGTCGAGATGTTCCGCGCCGCCCTGCCGGGGCTGAAGGAGCGTGCCAAGACCCTGGTGGAGCTGGCCGACAGCGCCGAGTACCTGTGGGTGCAGCGCCCGCTCGCGATGGACGAGAAGGCGGAAAAGCTGCTGGAGGCAGACGACGCGCGCAAGGTGCTCGCCGACCTGCACGCACGCCTTTCCGCGCTCGAAACCTGGAGCGCGGAAGCGACCGAGGAGGCCGTGCGCGCCTATGCCGAGGAGACCGATCTCAAGCTCGGCAAGGCGGCGCAGCCGCTGCGCGCGGCGCTGACCGGCCGGGGCACCTCGCCCGGCATCTTCGACGTGCTGGCCGTGCTCGGCCGCGAGGAATCGCTCGCCCGCATCGCCGATCAGGCCGCCGGCTGAGGCAAGGCCGGGCCCGCCCGGCCAAAGGTACCAATCAAGGCGGCGGCCCGATCCCCGGCCGCCGCCCGCGGTTCACATGAATCCCCCGTCACCCTGTGACGAAAGCGTTAGGGAGGTGCGCTTGCGGGGAGCGGACAAATGGGATACGCAACATTCGACCTTTCCTCCCGCCGTGTGTCCGGCACGCCCCAGCCTCTCCTGGAAGCCGGCCCGGACGATCCTGCGGCGCGCTTCATACAAGGGGGTAGCCTGAATGAGCGACAACACTGCCAAGCTGACGATGGGTGACAAGTCCTGGGACTTGAAGGTGCGTCCGGGGTCCATCGGACCCGATGTGGTCGACATTGCCTCGCTCTATGCGCAGACCGGCTGTTTCACCTACGACCCCGGCTTCACCTCGACCGCCTCGTGCGAATCCGCCATCACCTATATCGATGGCGACGAGGGTACCCTGCTGTATCGCGGCTATCCGATCGAGCAGCTGGCCGAGCACGGTGACTTCCTGGAGAGCTGCTACCTGCTGCTCTACGGCGAGCTGCCGACCAAGGCCCAGAAGGACGACTTCGTGCATCGCGTGACCTATCACACGATGATCCACGAGCAGATGAGCCGCTTCTTCACCGGCTTCCGCCGCGACGCCCACCCGATGGCGATCATGGTCGGCACCGTCGGCGCGCTCTCCGCCTTCTACCACGACTCGACCGACATCTCGGACCCGCACCAGCGCATGGTGGCGAGCCTGCGCATGATCGCGAAGATGCCGACGCTTGCGGCCATGGCCTACAAGTATCACGTCGGCCAGCCCTTCGTTTATCCGCGCAACGACCTCGACTACGCGTCGAACTTCCTGCACATGTGCTTCGCGGTGCCTTGCGAGGAATACAAGGTCAACCCCGTTCTCGCCCGCGCCATGGACCGGATCTTCATCCTCCATGCCGACCACGAGCAGAACGCCTCGACCTCGACCGTGCGTCTCGCCGGTTCCTCGGGCGCCAACCCGTTCGCCTGCATCGCGGCCGGCATCGCCTGCCTGTGGGGCCCGGCGCATGGCGGCGCCAACGAGGCAGCGCTCAACATGCTGTCGGAGATCGGCTCGGTCGACCGGATCCCGGAATACATCGCCCGCGCCAAGGACAAGAACGATCCGTTCCGTCTGATGGGCTTCGGTCATCGGGTCTACAAGAACTACGACCCGCGCGCCCGCATCATGCAGAAGACCACGCATGAAGTGCTGGCCGAGCTCGGCATCCGGGACGATCCGCTTCTCGACGTCGCCATGGAGCTGGAGAAGATCGCTCTCAACGACGACTACTTCATCGAGAAGAAGCTCTACCCGAACATCGACTTCTACTCCGGCATCACCCTGCGTGCGCTCGGCTTCCCGACCACCATGTTCACCGTGCTGTTCGCCCTCGCGCGGACCGTCGGCTGGATCGCCCAGTGGAAGGAGATGGTCGAGGATCCGTCCCAGAAGATCGGCCGCCCGCGCCAGCTCTACACCGGCGCCGCGCAGCGCGACTATCTGCCGGTCTCCCAGCGTCGCTGAGCGGGATCGACACGTCCAAGCTGAGAAAAGGCCGCCTCCGGGCGGCCTTTTTGCGTTTGGGGCGACCTGCGGGGGCGAGGCAGGAGGCGGAGGTGCGCTTAGCGGGCGTTGTTTTGCTGCAGCCTCTCCTTGCGTCTTCCCGGACGAGGCCGAAGGCCGATGATCCGGGACCGGAGAGGCACGGCGGTCGTGGCATGGTTCTGGAGCGCAACTCATACGCCCTCGGCTCTCCGATCCCGCATCTCCGCTTACGCTTCGTGCGGGATGACGAGAGGAAAGGTCCGGGTGATTTTCACCGCCGCTCTGGAAGCCAATAGGCCCCGGGTCGCGCTGCGCTTGCCCGGGGTGACGCCAGAGGGGATGCGAGGTCGCTGCCAGTCCCGCCGGCTGTCATCCTGGCCGGAGGCGAAGCCGGATAGCCGGGACCCAGAGGTGCCCTTAGCGGGTGTGGGGCGGGCGGCGCGCGTTCCGCACGCCGGTACGGCAAACGGGGATAGAAAACGCCCCCCCGTTGCGACAGCGGGGATAAATGGCCGGAGACGGGCCCACGCGATTTGCACAACTGTCTCAATATTTCGGCAAGACATTGAAAATACTGAAAGATTTTCGAGACGGATTTTGCAAAATTTCAGCGCGAAGTTGCGTCTGGCGTCTCAATTCACGCCAAACGCCGGTTGTCCGCCCATCTAGGCAGTCCGGCCGCGAACCTCTTCCAAAACGATGCGCGCGGCGGCGCCCGCCTGGCTCTCGTTCCCCTCCAGCCGCATCACCGCGTCGAGCCGGGCGAAGGCGTCGACCTGCCGCTTTCGGGCCGGGGTGTCGGCCAGCAGCGGGGCGACCGCATCGGCGAGCGCGCGCGGATTGGCGTCGTCGTCCAGGAACTCCGGCACGACATTCTCGCCGATGATGATGTTGGGCAGGACCATGGAGCTGACGCGGGCGACCGGCACGATGCGGTGGATGTCCTTGAGCCGGCGAAAGAACCAGTCGAGCTTGTAGGCAACGACCAACGGCACGCCCGAGATCGCCAGCTCCAGCGAGACAGTGCCCGAGGCGGCGAGAGCGGCATGCGCCCGGCGGAAGGCAGCGAGCTTGGCCGCCTCGCCGGTCACCACCTGCGGCGGATGCGGCCAGTCGGCAAGCTGTTCCTCGATCATCGGCCTCAAGCGCAGCACCGCCGGCAGCACCACCTCGAGATCCGGATGCGCCTGCCGCAGGATCTCGACCGCGCCGCGGAAATCCTGCAGCAGCTGGGTGACCTCGCTGCGCCGGCTGCCCGGCAGCATCAGCAGCACCGGCCGCCCCTCGTCCAGCGCCCTCCTCTCGCCGGCGGCGGGACGGAAGTCGCCGACCCGCTCGATCAGCGAGTGGCCGACATAGCTGGTCGGCGGGCCGCCGAGCTTTTCGTGCACGCCGGGTTCGAAGGGCAGGATCGCCAGCAGCCGGTCGACATAGGCGGCCATGCGGCGCGCGCGGCCCGGCCGCCAGGCCCAGACCGACGGCGAGACGTAATCGACGATGGGAATGGAGGGCGCGCGCTTGCGCACCCGCTTGGCAACGTTATGCGTGAAATCGGGACTGTCGACGATGATCAGGACATCGGGCGCCGCCGCGACCACGTCGTCGACGGTCTGGTAAACCCGGCGGACGATGGAGGGCAGCCGCGCCAGAACGGCGGAAAGACCCATCACCGCGATATCCTCGATGGGAAAGAGGCTCTTCAGCCCCTGCGCTTCCATGCGCTCGCCGCCGACGCCCATGAACTCGACCGGCCGGCCGGCCTGCGCGGCAATGGCCACCATCATCGGTGCGGCCAGCTGGTCGCCGGACTCCTCGCCCGCCACCACATAGACCCGCAGCGGGCGAACAGCACCTTCTGTCATCGCGCGGTCTCCGCCTGCGCCGAGGCCGTCTTGCCGGAAATGCCGAAGAGAAAGACGCCCGAGCGCGCGGCGAGCGCGACGGTCTCGGCCCGCTCGGCAATCAGCACCCGCCCCGCCTCGATGGCGATGCCGGAAAGTCCGGCGTCCCGCACGCGTTGCACGGTGCCCGGACCGATGGTCGGCAGGTCGACGCGAAGATCCTGGCCGGGCTTGGCGCATTTCACCAGCACCCCGCCCTTGCCGCGCACCCGGCTGCGCTCGCGCAGCTCGCGGCAACGCTCGAGCATGGAATCGGTGCCCTCCGCCCCCTCGACGGCAATGATGCGGCCGTGGAAACAGACGGCAGCCTGGCCGATGTCGAGGCGACCGAGCTCGGCGACGGTGGCCGCGCCCAGCTCCAGATCGGCGAGCACCTCGCCCTTCGGCGGGGTGCCGGCCATGCAGCCGGGCTGAGCCAGAAGCTGCGGCGCAACCTCATGGGCCCCGACGACCCGGAAGCCCTCGGCCTCGAAAAAGCGGATGACCTTCTTGAGCAGGGAATCGTCGCCGCCGGCAAGCGAAGCGATGATCTTCGGCAACCGGCGCATGGTGCCGAGATCGCTGACGATTTCGCGCAGCTCCGGCCGGCGGGTGATGCTGCCGATCATCACCAGATCGCGCACCTTTTCGCGCTCCAGATGGCTGGCAAGCTTGCCGATCTGGCCCCAGCCGAGATGCACGGGAGAGAAAGCCTCGACGGAGGGATCCGCCTCGCCCTTGATGGCGATGGCGACGACGCGGCGACCGCGGTCGCTGGCCGCGCGCAGCACCTCTGCCGGCAGCTTGCCGCCGCCGCAGATGACCGCGACAGCGCCGTCGCTACCGTTCGTCGTGGCTGTGTCGGATGCGTCGTTCATGGCCCCGTCCCCGGCCGGCGCCGACAGGCGGATCACCCGTCCTGGGCCGGCGTGCAGAAGCGGCGGTCGGTTTCGACCAGGATGAAATCCGTGACGCGGCGGACAAGGGCAACGCTCTCGTAGGCGGCCGCCACCTTTTCCGCGCGCTGGCGCAACGTGCCTTCGGAGCTCTCGAACAGGTCCTTGTAGGCATTGCGCAGGGCGTGGATGTCCTCGCGGGAGAACCCATGCCGCTTGAGCCCGACAAGGTTCAAGCCCATCAGCCGGGCGCGGTTGCCCATCACCATGCCGAAGGGAATGAGGTCGTTCTCAAGGCCCGCAAGACCGCCGACAAAGGCATGGTCGCCGACGCGGGTAAACTGGATCGCTGCCGCGCCGCCGCCGAAAATGACATTGTTGCCGACGGTGACATGGCCGGCGATCATCACGTTGTTCGACAGGATCACGCCGT comes from Stappia sp. 28M-7 and encodes:
- the glp gene encoding gephyrin-like molybdotransferase Glp gives rise to the protein MALISVDEALSRLLGDVEPLGSETVPLALANGRVLAADLAATRTQPPFAASAMDGYAVRAADIATVPAVLKLIGEAPAGRAFSGTIGAGETVRIFTGAPLPEGSDTILIQENAERDGERVTALESAPLGRFVRPAGLDFKVGETLLSAGTRLDYRRLALAAAMNHPVLELRRRPKVAILATGDELVEPGEQPGPDQIIASNHAGIAALVEDCGGEPLQLGIASDRREHIAEKIAEARAVGADILVTLGGASVGDHDLVQEVLAASGMELGFWRIAMRPGKPLMAGRIEGMRVLGLPGNPVSSLVCGVLFLRPLIDALLGRPPRRRDAELLPLTADIGGNDQREDYLRARILRQDDGTERVAPFERQDSSMLATLTRADALVVRPPHAPPLPAGTPVPVLRLPQG
- a CDS encoding ComEC/Rec2 family competence protein produces the protein MSRAGEDDDDRRALPDAAPRAVPAAAPGRTGSGSGERRWLALAPLLLADLLARRRRARAGWHETQGAGTRFAAACAESLAQGRGLAFAALAFTFGIAVYFRLPSEPLVPVLALAAILAWAGWFFAARRGVRGLVLLALALVLSGLFAGALRTALVAAPVIDRARSVTLTGFAEEVERTDRGTRLLLRVAGIERLPASAMPYRVRVSLRGDPEGERISVGEAVRLRARLMPPSAAVMPRGYDFAFRAFFDGIGATGFAFGAPSRIDLGPAPLSLRLKAGIASLRQAIAARIIAALGETTAAALAIALITGDRSLIPEQVTEALRTAGLAHILAISGLHMALFAGSVFFVVRALLALFPHLVHERRIDAWAAVAAMSAAVFYLGISGASIATQRAFLMIVLVFSGRIFSRRALTLRNVAIAVLLILAMLPEALLDPGFQMSFAAVIALIAAYEEITRRRAARERQGPMAPPGRGGLLQAATSGAAGWFWGLLLTSLIAGLATGAIGAYHFHRISPLGTLGNLLAMPVVTLVVMPFAVLALALLPFGLEALPLAAMGAGIDLVVAMATWVSNLTPEDGVIGAPSLGGTLLVVAAGLVACLAPRGYRPVALLPLAASVLLYALHRQPDMLISATGTTIAVRDAAGALRVSSRPSGFLPEVWLRAEGISVQHHGNRRIAAGDLRCDKLACLVRAHGPPGAGARHGASANAPPGPVAGPGPGPFAAGQGPPALLVSLVRDSAAFEEDCRKADIIVSALIAPPDCRARQVFDGARLARDGAVALYFSAPAASAASRSALAQASSAWQSPSGTGDALAVAVVPSYGRRRPWTPK
- a CDS encoding LpxI family protein: MNDASDTATTNGSDGAVAVICGGGKLPAEVLRAASDRGRRVVAIAIKGEADPSVEAFSPVHLGWGQIGKLASHLEREKVRDLVMIGSITRRPELREIVSDLGTMRRLPKIIASLAGGDDSLLKKVIRFFEAEGFRVVGAHEVAPQLLAQPGCMAGTPPKGEVLADLELGAATVAELGRLDIGQAAVCFHGRIIAVEGAEGTDSMLERCRELRERSRVRGKGGVLVKCAKPGQDLRVDLPTIGPGTVQRVRDAGLSGIAIEAGRVLIAERAETVALAARSGVFLFGISGKTASAQAETAR
- the lpxA gene encoding acyl-ACP--UDP-N-acetylglucosamine O-acyltransferase gives rise to the protein MMAAHSAIHPSAVIEDGARLGEGVSIGPFCHVGPQAVLGDGVVLKSHVVVAGRTSVGARTQIFPFASVGHQAQDLKYRGEEATLTVGTDCIIREGVTLNPGTEGGGLETVIGNRCAFLANSHVGHDSRLGDGVILSNNVMIAGHVTVGNNVIFGGGAAAIQFTRVGDHAFVGGLAGLENDLIPFGMVMGNRARLMGLNLVGLKRHGFSREDIHALRNAYKDLFESSEGTLRQRAEKVAAAYESVALVRRVTDFILVETDRRFCTPAQDG
- the lpxB gene encoding lipid-A-disaccharide synthase; translated protein: MTEGAVRPLRVYVVAGEESGDQLAAPMMVAIAAQAGRPVEFMGVGGERMEAQGLKSLFPIEDIAVMGLSAVLARLPSIVRRVYQTVDDVVAAAPDVLIIVDSPDFTHNVAKRVRKRAPSIPIVDYVSPSVWAWRPGRARRMAAYVDRLLAILPFEPGVHEKLGGPPTSYVGHSLIERVGDFRPAAGERRALDEGRPVLLMLPGSRRSEVTQLLQDFRGAVEILRQAHPDLEVVLPAVLRLRPMIEEQLADWPHPPQVVTGEAAKLAAFRRAHAALAASGTVSLELAISGVPLVVAYKLDWFFRRLKDIHRIVPVARVSSMVLPNIIIGENVVPEFLDDDANPRALADAVAPLLADTPARKRQVDAFARLDAVMRLEGNESQAGAAARIVLEEVRGRTA
- the gltA gene encoding citrate synthase, which encodes MSDNTAKLTMGDKSWDLKVRPGSIGPDVVDIASLYAQTGCFTYDPGFTSTASCESAITYIDGDEGTLLYRGYPIEQLAEHGDFLESCYLLLYGELPTKAQKDDFVHRVTYHTMIHEQMSRFFTGFRRDAHPMAIMVGTVGALSAFYHDSTDISDPHQRMVASLRMIAKMPTLAAMAYKYHVGQPFVYPRNDLDYASNFLHMCFAVPCEEYKVNPVLARAMDRIFILHADHEQNASTSTVRLAGSSGANPFACIAAGIACLWGPAHGGANEAALNMLSEIGSVDRIPEYIARAKDKNDPFRLMGFGHRVYKNYDPRARIMQKTTHEVLAELGIRDDPLLDVAMELEKIALNDDYFIEKKLYPNIDFYSGITLRALGFPTTMFTVLFALARTVGWIAQWKEMVEDPSQKIGRPRQLYTGAAQRDYLPVSQRR
- the gltX gene encoding glutamate--tRNA ligase, producing MSSPVVTRFAPSPTGYLHIGGARTALFNWLYARRFGGKMLLRIEDTDRERSTDAAISAILDGLTWLGLDWEGEAISQFARAARHREVAESLIEKGMAYRCYATPEELTAMREEQRANGLPPRYDGRWRDRDPSEAPAGVKPAIRLKAPVDGETVIEDKVQGRVVFPNKDLDDLVLLRSDGTPTYMLAVVVDDHDMGVTHIVRGDDHLTNAARQTLIYQALGWDVPVMAHIPLIHGPDGAKLSKRHGALGVEAYRAMGYLPAAMRNYLARLGWSHGDDEIFSTQEMTGWFDLDAIGKSPSRFDFKKLENLNGHYMRAAGTDELLADFTSFLPHAENAEGLRDWLQDPAHVEMFRAALPGLKERAKTLVELADSAEYLWVQRPLAMDEKAEKLLEADDARKVLADLHARLSALETWSAEATEEAVRAYAEETDLKLGKAAQPLRAALTGRGTSPGIFDVLAVLGREESLARIADQAAG
- the lexA gene encoding transcriptional repressor LexA; its protein translation is MLTRKQHELLLFIHERLKETGVPPSFDEMKDALDLRSKSGIHRLITALEERGFIRRLPNRARALEIVKLPESVALGLASQRGQGFSPSVIEGSLGKTPPVETAPAPPPAANDSVEIPVMGRIAAGVPIEAIQSHSHTIAMPADLLGNGEHYALEVRGDSMIEAGILDGDTVVIRRSDSADSGDIVVALIDDEEATLKRLRKKGASVALEAANPAYETRIFGPGRVRIQGKLVSLFRRY